One genomic window of Undibacterium cyanobacteriorum includes the following:
- a CDS encoding YfcC family protein, which produces MMMLKKLRMPNTFVLLFGLMALIALATWLVPGGKYATQVINGKTVVDPSSFQVIASHPQGFVDLMMSPIKGFVEAAQIIGFVLIVGGAFAVLQRTEAIDSMIKSVAKAHTHSRLVRAMIIPVFVTLFSLGGASFGMAEEAIPFVMIFIPLALALGYDSITGVAIPFVGSQVGFAAAFLNPFNVGIAQGIAGVPVFSGIGFRLIVWATATILTIMFLSWYAARIKARPELSPTFAIDQERRRELKNDELANFQGMTGTHKAVLLMFVGTLAVMVLGVVKYEWFVNEIAALFLGMAIAVGVVGRLTADQFVEAFMHGAKDLVSTAMVIALARATMILARDAQIIDTMLYHLMPLVQSDSAVIASHKMFVIQSVINFFIHSGSGQAALTMPIMAPLADLVGVSRQTAVLAFQFGEFTTPMIPTSGITVGVLALARIPWTTWAKWMIPLQLIYFVLALIMLAFACQISW; this is translated from the coding sequence ATGATGATGCTGAAAAAATTACGGATGCCGAATACCTTCGTGTTGTTATTTGGCCTGATGGCGTTGATAGCGTTGGCGACATGGCTGGTGCCAGGTGGGAAGTATGCAACGCAAGTGATTAATGGGAAGACGGTGGTTGATCCATCTTCTTTCCAAGTGATTGCAAGTCACCCACAAGGCTTTGTGGACTTGATGATGTCGCCAATTAAAGGCTTTGTAGAGGCGGCTCAAATTATTGGATTTGTTTTGATCGTCGGTGGCGCATTCGCTGTCTTGCAAAGAACCGAGGCGATTGATTCCATGATTAAATCCGTCGCCAAAGCGCATACGCATTCGCGCCTAGTGCGCGCCATGATTATCCCCGTATTTGTGACTCTGTTTTCCCTCGGTGGAGCGAGTTTCGGTATGGCGGAAGAAGCGATTCCTTTCGTGATGATTTTCATTCCTTTGGCTCTGGCCCTAGGCTATGACTCGATTACGGGAGTAGCGATTCCCTTTGTCGGTTCACAAGTCGGATTTGCTGCGGCCTTTTTGAATCCTTTTAATGTGGGGATTGCCCAAGGAATCGCTGGTGTCCCTGTATTTTCGGGCATTGGTTTTCGTTTGATTGTGTGGGCAACGGCCACCATTTTGACGATTATGTTCTTGAGTTGGTACGCTGCTCGCATCAAGGCGCGACCAGAGTTGAGCCCGACTTTTGCGATTGATCAGGAGCGTCGTCGCGAGTTGAAGAATGATGAGCTAGCGAATTTTCAAGGAATGACCGGAACTCATAAGGCCGTCTTGTTGATGTTCGTTGGAACGCTAGCAGTGATGGTGTTGGGTGTGGTGAAGTATGAATGGTTTGTGAACGAGATCGCGGCCTTGTTCTTGGGTATGGCGATTGCGGTCGGTGTGGTGGGGCGTTTAACAGCGGATCAATTCGTTGAAGCCTTTATGCATGGCGCGAAAGATTTGGTAAGCACTGCGATGGTGATCGCATTGGCTCGCGCGACTATGATTTTGGCACGCGATGCGCAGATCATTGACACCATGTTGTATCACTTGATGCCATTGGTGCAGTCTGACAGTGCGGTGATCGCTTCGCACAAAATGTTTGTGATTCAATCGGTCATCAACTTCTTTATTCATTCCGGAAGTGGTCAAGCAGCGCTGACTATGCCGATCATGGCACCGCTGGCTGATCTGGTTGGTGTGTCGCGCCAGACTGCGGTGCTGGCCTTTCAATTCGGTGAATTTACGACACCGATGATTCCAACTTCTGGCATCACGGTCGGTGTGCTCGCCTTGGCGCGCATCCCTTGGACGACATGGGCGAAGTGGATGATTCCACTGCAGTTGATCTACTTCGTTTTAGCCTTGATTATGCTGGCATTCGCTTGCCAGATCTCTTGGTAA
- a CDS encoding lipocalin family protein → MPTVDSVNLDRYLGKWYEITSIPNRFQAMCVSDTRAEYVKDGDRIKVINRCRKQDGKIETAEGIAKIVDGSNNAKLRVSFFRPFYGNYWVLDLDPDYQWVLVGEPSRKYAWVLSRNMQVDPQTLQKLMQKAESLGYQATQFKASVQAQSID, encoded by the coding sequence ATGCCCACCGTCGACAGTGTTAACCTCGATCGCTACCTCGGTAAGTGGTATGAAATCACTTCGATCCCCAACCGCTTTCAAGCCATGTGCGTCTCAGACACTCGTGCTGAATACGTCAAAGATGGCGATCGCATCAAAGTCATCAATCGTTGTCGGAAGCAAGACGGCAAAATTGAAACCGCTGAAGGCATTGCAAAAATTGTCGATGGCAGTAACAACGCAAAACTACGAGTCAGTTTTTTCAGACCGTTCTATGGAAATTATTGGGTATTAGATCTCGACCCTGATTATCAATGGGTCTTAGTCGGAGAACCTTCACGCAAATATGCTTGGGTTCTGTCACGCAACATGCAAGTCGATCCACAAACTCTGCAAAAGTTGATGCAAAAGGCAGAGAGTCTCGGTTATCAAGCGACACAGTTTAAAGCCAGTGTGCAAGCGCAGAGTATCGACTGA
- a CDS encoding succinylglutamate desuccinylase/aspartoacylase family protein, producing MRSEIHVLKNRSAGSERQLVSLHFGRNQTRKKTYIQASLHADEIPGMLVSHYLRKRFSELEEAGAIEGSIVLVPVSNPIGLNQDIQGTAFGRFDLATGINFNRGYQHLTPELIRRIGDQLNGDPAFNQQLIRRTAAEILAEVPAYDETAQLKKTLQSLAIDADIVLDLHCDNQAVMHLYTGAPLAERGIPLAGFLQAHALLISKLPGDDPFDDSCSRHWWELQDHYGQSKSIPLACQSLTVELRGETDVTHEDAQRDAEAIIAYLEHEGHITRVGDRTGVDQVVPPALCVATPLEGVEPVVAPHAGIVAFTKPLGSMIQAGEVIADLIDPITAEVTPLRASVSGVLFARIARRYVHAGARIAKVAGQHAYRTGNLLSA from the coding sequence ATGCGTAGTGAAATTCATGTTCTGAAAAATCGAAGTGCCGGCAGTGAGCGTCAATTGGTGAGCTTGCATTTCGGCCGAAATCAAACTCGTAAGAAAACCTATATTCAAGCATCTCTACATGCTGATGAGATTCCCGGCATGCTTGTTAGCCATTACTTGAGAAAGCGTTTCAGTGAACTTGAGGAGGCCGGCGCCATTGAGGGGAGTATCGTGTTGGTGCCTGTATCGAATCCAATTGGCTTGAATCAAGATATTCAAGGCACGGCATTTGGACGCTTTGATCTAGCGACCGGCATTAATTTCAATCGCGGGTATCAGCATCTCACGCCAGAATTAATCCGACGTATTGGTGATCAACTGAATGGTGACCCAGCCTTTAATCAACAGCTAATTCGTCGAACCGCAGCCGAGATTCTCGCCGAAGTACCCGCTTATGATGAGACTGCACAACTGAAGAAGACTCTACAATCGCTTGCGATTGATGCTGACATCGTGTTGGATCTGCATTGTGATAATCAAGCGGTCATGCATCTTTATACGGGGGCGCCGTTAGCCGAGCGCGGCATTCCTCTCGCAGGTTTTTTACAAGCTCACGCGCTGTTGATTTCAAAACTCCCAGGTGATGATCCCTTCGATGATTCTTGTTCGCGTCACTGGTGGGAACTCCAAGATCATTACGGTCAAAGTAAATCGATTCCTCTGGCTTGCCAATCTTTAACTGTGGAATTACGTGGTGAAACCGATGTGACGCATGAAGATGCGCAGCGCGATGCCGAAGCCATCATCGCCTACCTCGAACATGAAGGGCATATTACGCGAGTGGGAGATCGAACAGGTGTCGATCAAGTTGTGCCTCCAGCTTTGTGTGTCGCGACACCCTTGGAAGGCGTCGAACCCGTGGTGGCTCCACATGCTGGCATCGTGGCCTTCACAAAGCCGCTTGGATCTATGATACAAGCAGGCGAAGTGATTGCTGATTTGATCGATCCAATCACAGCGGAGGTGACTCCCTTACGTGCGAGCGTGAGCGGCGTTCTGTTTGCACGCATCGCTCGTCGTTATGTGCACGCAGGCGCGAGGATTGCCAAAGTGGCGGGCCAACATGCCTACCGCACTGGTAATTTATTGTCGGCATAA